The genomic stretch GCGTTGATCGCGAGCCCTACCAGGACCAGCGTCGCCACTGATGAACGGTTCGTCCCCGCGGCGATGCCATACACCACGGCAACGGTCGCAGCTGCAGCGAAGAAGGCGCCGAGCGGCAGCACCAGCGGGTGCCAGGCATCGAGGTTCCAGTAGAGCACCGCCACCGCCCCAAGCGACGCCCCCGACGACACGCCGGTAACCCCCGGCTCGGCCAGCGGATTTCGGAACACGGCCTGGAGGGCCGCACCGGCAACGGCCAGCGCCGCGCCGCAGATGGCGGCCAGGAGGATGCGCGGGAGCCGTAGCTGCATCACAACCGCGACGTCGCGTTGGCTGTCAACCGAGCCGATCGGGAGCCCGAGCTCCGCAGCGATGATGTTCCAGACGCGCAGCGGGGCAATGGAGACAGGCCCCAGTGCAGTCGCCACGATGGTCACGATAAACAGGACGATGGCGAGCACGCCCATGCTGGCGAGGAACCTGCCCCGGGCGGCCAGGGCGCGCGCCCTCGCATCCGTCACGGCAGCCGATGCAGGCGAAAGCGGAAGCGTTGACATGGCCCTCGAGCATGCCAACGCCTGAATTGAGAGACGGTCTCAAATGAGCCGGGTTCCGCAGCTCAGATGGGTGCAGTCAGGAGTTGCCCCGCAATCCGGCTGCTGTGCAGCCGGTGTCACCTGGGGCTGTTCGCGGCTTTGTGTCGCAGCCCTACCAGGCGTCGATGTTCGGGCGCTTCTTGGCGGTCCGGGGTGGGCCGGGCCGAATCGAGCGGAGGAGTCCCGTCAGCCAGTCCCGCGTCTCGGCCGGGTCGATCGCGTCGTCCACTTCAAACAGCGATGCCTGGTTGAGCGCCTTCCCCCGCTCGTAGGCGCGGGCCACCATCGCTTCGAAGAATTCCCGCCGCTTCTCCGGGTCCGCAATTGCGGCCAGTTCATTCCGGTAGCC from Tepidiforma thermophila encodes the following:
- a CDS encoding FecCD family ABC transporter permease — encoded protein: MSTLPLSPASAAVTDARARALAARGRFLASMGVLAIVLFIVTIVATALGPVSIAPLRVWNIIAAELGLPIGSVDSQRDVAVVMQLRLPRILLAAICGAALAVAGAALQAVFRNPLAEPGVTGVSSGASLGAVAVLYWNLDAWHPLVLPLGAFFAAAATVAVVYGIAAGTNRSSVATLVLVGLAINAFLSGIVSAFVANARNEQEIRSIIFWLQGGLEARTWEHVRLALAPVLVGVAGLIAVGRDLNLLLLGDDLATSAGVAVRPVRWLILGLCALVTGAAVAVTGVISFVGLVIPHALRLVIGTDSRVLLPASALAGASFLVICDTIARMAFQPVTLQVGVVTSLIGGPLFLALVIRTRKEFAL